The following are encoded in a window of Magnolia sinica isolate HGM2019 chromosome 11, MsV1, whole genome shotgun sequence genomic DNA:
- the LOC131219385 gene encoding uncharacterized protein LOC131219385 codes for MEKYFGNPYRGDPGVPHTDPDRFVNIWIGSFAFSAITWFNPYMWHLANAYNWHDRAMIFEQYHWKKAMKKGEPYQFKWNQMDKATRDSYYFNWPVYFS; via the exons atggagaagtATTTCGGGAACCCGTACAGAGGAGACCCGGGGGTTCCGCACACCGATCCGGACCGATTCGTGAACATTTGGATCGGATCTTTCGCCTTCTCTGCAATCACCTGGTTCAATCCCTACATGTGGCACCTCGCCAACGCCTacaa CTGGCATGACCGAGCAATGATATTTGAACAATACCATTGGAAGAAAGCAATGAAGAAGGGGGAGCCGTATCAGTTCAAG TGGAACCAGATGGACAAGGCGACCCGTGACTCTTACTATTTCAACTGGCCCGTATACTTCTCCTAG